From the genome of Thermosynechococcus sp. NK55a:
TTTTAATTTCACTTTGATAGGCTGCATAAACCGCTTGAACATTGTACCAGTTCAAAAAGATGCGAGCCACCTCAAGGGCATCTTGGGGGCGACCGATGTTAATCAACCATTGCAACAGGGGTGCCAGGGTTTTTTCATTGAGCATACCACCGAGGGATAGGATTGCCCAAAGAAGGTAATGAAAAGGGGTCATTTGAATCATGAGCTTCACTTCCCAAATCGGATGCTTTTTATAGAACAAGACCCCCATTCTCCCCCTTTCAATCTCTTTCTGAATGAGGGCAGGCACTTGGCTGAGGGAAAAGGAGGGATGCCAGTGGTAGCCAACTGCTTCAGGGCACTTCAGTAATCGTAAACCTAATTTTTTTAGGCGCACCCCTAGTTCTAAATCTTCCCAGCCGTAGAGTTGAAACTGGGTATCAAAGAGGCCTGCCTTTTCCAACCAGTGGCGGGCGATCGCCACATTTCCCGTTGCAAAATAGGCAGCTGAAAAATCAGTTATCTTATATGGCTCTGAAGTTGGATCTTCAAAATTACAGGTATTAATCACACGCCCATAGGAAAAGGCAGGAACCTGAGTCACATCCTCTATTCCAAGGCGTTTTTGTTCTCGCATTAAGCGCCGCACATGGGCATCTAAGAAGGTTGAAGTCACAACTAAGTCGCTATCAATAAAAATCATCCAGTCACCCTGAGCTGCTTGGATACCTAAGTTGCGAGCAGCTGCAGGACCAAGATGCTCCTGTTGCAACCATTGCACACAGGGAAATTCATGACGATGCTCTTTGAGCCACTCAACCGTATTGTCCGTTGAACCATCGTCAACAATAATGACTTCATAGCCCTTGATGCCCAGATCAGGATGCCATCTTTGATGGGCGATCGCCCGCACACACTTTTCTAAAATCGGCAAACGATTATAGGTAGGAATTACAACGCTAAAAAACATGATCACTCCCGAAACGTGGTCTTGAGCTCCTCAACTAGCTTGTTCTATCTAAAACCCAACTATGAAGACGGTGAGAACAAAGGCGCAGAAACGCATGGTCAAGGTTTTTTTCTGCTTCTGTTCCTTTATAACATTGCTTTAGCTGCCACAGGAGTTGGAACGTTTTCCATGGGTCTTTCTCTGCTTCCTGAGCCTCAGTTCGCGCAATACCTAACTTGACACTTAGGAGTTGCTGCCAGTGGCGCGAACGAATCCGTTGACTATTTTGAGCTTGCTGGCGGCGGTAAAGGCTGGAGGTTTGTTTCCGATGCGTCCGGTATTGGAGAAGTGCCTCCGGGAGATTCCCCATCTTGAACCCTGCTGCCCATGCCCGCTGCCATAGATCATAATCTTCCACCAGTGGCCACTCAGAGGAGTACCTCAGCTCCTTGAATACCTCCGAGCGACCGATCACAGATGGATGGGCAAAAGGTACACCAAACAACAGCTCTGCTTCACAACCTTCATGGGAATAGGGATAGTGCCAGTAACCAGTTGCTGTGCCGATGAGTTGAACCGATGCGCCACAAATATCTAATTTCTTCTCCCAAAGAAAGTTAAGCTGAGATGCGAACCTATGAGGTAGAGCCACGTCATCTGCATCCATTCTGGCGATATACTCACCCCTAGCAATTTCAATTGCTTGATTCAGTGTTTTGACTAAACCTTGGTTAGATTGGTTGATTAAGCAAATACGAGAATCAATTTTTGCATAATTCGACAATATTTCAAATGATTTATCCAAGGAACCATCATTAATTATAATCAACTCAAAATTATCAACGGTTTGACTAATGATAGATTCCATAGCTAAATGAAGATATTTTTCGGAATTGTAAACAGGTAAGATCACTGAAATAAGTGGCTTATTAATGACATTCATGATGAAATTATTAACAAAAATAGCGATTGAAGAGAGAGTTAAAAATAGTCGCTCACTCGAAGGTGTATTGCAAAAGAGCCATGGCCCCCATTGCCAGGCCAGCCCCGACTGTGGTGTTAATACCATTGACCAGTTCATTGCTGAGCCAAGGGTAGCGTCCCTGCAGCGTTGCTCCCACTAGACTCTCCACAAGATTGGCAAAGAAAGCAGCAAGGATGCAAATGGGAATGGCGATCGCCCCCATCAAGCCCACACTCCAGCCTAGCAGAGCAATTGCAGTCGCACCAACTAGCCCCGCCAGGGTTCCCTCTAGGCTCACGGCACCTTCAGTGCCCCGCGGCACAGGTTGCAGTGTGGTGATGAGGAACGTGCGCTGGCCATAGGCTTTGCCTACTTCACTGGCACAGGTGTCCGACAGCTTCGTACTAAAACTGGCAACAAACGCCACTAGGAATAACTCCCGCCATTGGGGAAGTAAAACTACAAGGAGTGCGCAGACAGTCCCTGTAAAAGCCGAGCCCCAGACGTTCTCCGGTCCGCGCGCCCCTGAGCGTTTTTCCGCAATACCAGCGGCCTCTTTTTCGGTCATACCGAGGCGGGTGACAGCTGAACCAACAAGGAAATAGACCATGACAATCAGATAGCCTTGCCAGCTTAAGGTGCCCCAAATCAGCACGCCGAGGAGCCACGCATGGAAAAGTCCTGCTGGGGTGAGTAATTTTTGCCGGGTCAGAAGGGCGATCGCGCCAAGGACGGTATTGAGCAAAACACCCATCCACCAAGGATTCAGTAACAGGATGCCATCCACGAGAACCGCCCTCCGACTGTACTGGCAGCACCTTATCATACTTTTCAGACATAGAGGACAGATGATGATCACTTGGCTATTGGAACCACTGCAACACGCGTTTATGGTCAAGGCACTGGGAGTAAGCACCCTTGTGGGCGGCGTTTGTGCCGTATTGTCTTGTTTTTTGACCCTGAAGGGCTGGGCACTGATGGGGGATGCCGTGTCCCATGCAGTCTTACCTGGTGTGGTTTTGGCCTACTGGCTAGGGTTACCCCTTGCTTTGGGAGCTTTTGTCTTTGGTCTGATGGCCGTGACCCTGATTGGTTTCATTCAGCAGCAGACAAGGGTAAAGGAGGATACCGTTATTGGCTTGGTGTTTACGGGCTTTTTTGCCTTGGGGTTGGTGTTGCTCTCGAAAACCGCCAGTAGCGTTGACCTGATGCACATTCTCTTTGGGAATGTCTTGGGCATTAGCGATCGCGACCTCTGGCAAACGGTCATTGTTAGCCTCATGACACTGATCACGATCGCTCTCTTGCATCGCGACTTGATCCTCTTTTGCTTTGATCCGACCCATGCCCGCACCATTGGTCTGAATACAACGCTGCTGTACTATCTTCTGCTGGCGTTGCTATCCCTAACCACTGTGGCTGCCCTGCAAACCGTGGGCATCATTCTCGTTGTGGCGATGCTAATTACACCGGGGGCAACCGCCTATTTGCTGAGCGATCGCTTTGGCATCATGGTACTGATTGCCCTAGCCGTGGGTGGTCTTGGCAGTTTACTGGGCACCTACATCAGTTACTACCTTGATGTGTCAACGGGTGGCTGTATTGTTGTCCTGCAAGCAGTGATTTTTTTCCTGACGATGATTTTTGCCCCCAAGCATGGTCTTTTGGCCAAAGCCCGCTCTCCCCTGAGTTAGGCTGAAGGATTAGATTATTTTTATTTTCTGAGGTGTTGCCGATGCCTTTGCTAGAGTTCATGATATAGTTGCCCCATATTTATCATGGGTGAAGAAGTTGCGTTATGGAGTCAGATCAACGGTGGCCTACGGAACCTGTTCCGTCTGAAGTCCGCGCCTCCTTTGTCTTGGGAGAGGTAGGCATTGCATCTGGCAACAGTGACCATGGCGCACCAGCCGATGTGTTAAGGAGTTATGACAGCTTGGTGGAAACTTCAGCGGCGCGCATCAAAGTGATTGGTGTCGGTGGTGGCGGTGGCAATGCAGTTAACCGCATGATTGCCAGTAATGTGGCTGGTGTTGAATTTTGGTGCGTCAATACTGATGCCCAGGCGCTCGCCCAATCCCAAGCCCACCGCTGCCTGCAAATTGGCCAGAAACTCACCCGTGGTCTTGGTGCAGGTGGCAACCCTGCCATTGGTCAAAAGGCGGCTGAAGAATCCCGTGAAGACCTTGCTGCGGCGCTCAAGGATGCTGATTTGATTTTCATTACCTGTGGCATGGGTGGCGGTACTGGCACTGGTGCTGCCCCAATTGTGGCGGAAGTAGCCAAGGAACAGGGAGCCCTAACCGTGGCAGTGGTGACCCGCCCCTTTACCTTTGAGGGTCGTCGTCGAGCGAGCCAAGCCGATGAAGGGATTGAAGCACTGCAAAGTCGCGTTGATACCCTAATCGTGATTCCCAATGACAAGATTCTCTCGGTGATCTCTGAGCAAACATCGGTTCAGGATGCGTTTCGCGTTGCCGATGATGTGCTGCGCCAAGGGGTTCAGGGGATTTCCGACATTATTAACCTGCCGGGGCTGATTAACGTGGATTTTGCCGATATTCGCTCGGTGATGGCTGATGCCGGTTCTGCCATGATGGGCATTGGTATTGCCTCTGGAAAGTCACGAGCCACTGAAGCCGCCCTCAGTGCCATTTCCTCACCGCTACTGGAGGGGTCTATCGAGGGTGCCAAGGGCGTTGTCTTTAACATTACAGGGGGCACAGATCTCACCCTCCATGAAGTCAATGCTGCTGCAGAGGTCATTTACAATGTGGCCGATGCCAACGCCAATATCATCTTTGGTGCTGTGATTGATCCCCAAATGCAAGGGGAAGTTCAAATCACCGTTATCGCCACTGGCTTTAGTGGTGAACCCATGAGCCGCAGCCGTACCACAACCAAGACAACACCCCTGACGAACCGCCCCCTAACAACGGCACCTCCCACTCCTGAAGCACCTGCACCAGAGGTTGAAGCCAAACCCAGGTTGGATATTCCTGAGTTTCTCCAGCGACGGCGACCAACCCCCTAGGTATACAAGGCACCCATCCTTAAAGACCCAATTCACGAGCGATCGCTCGTAGCCCCTCGCGGTAGGAGGGATAGCGGAGTTGAACCCCTAAAGCCTGCTTGATTTTGTCATTGCGCACTCGCCGAGATTCACGCCAAAAAGATTGAGCCATTGGACTCAGATTGGCCACCTTCAAGGGTATGGCTGGTGGTGCTGGACGACCTAAAAGACGATAGGCCTCGAGTAAAACAGGGAGCGACTCTGAGGGTTGATCATCACTCAGGTTATAGATTTCCTGCGGGGTAGGCCGTGCCAGCGATCGCTCAAGGGTTTGGACAATATCCGCCACATGGATACGGCAAAAGTAGTGCCCCGGCTTATCAATGAGTTGAACATCGCCTTTGAGAATGCGAGCGATAGGATTGCGTCCTTCTCCGGGGCCATAGATGCCGGGGAGGCGAAAAATGTGGGTAGGCAGATTGGCGTTGAGAAAGATTTGCTCAATCCTGACGCGGTGTTGTGAACGCAAATTTTGAGGGTTGACGGGTGTCGTTTCATCTACCCAGCCCCCTTGGCGATCGCCATAGACCCCCGTTGTCGAAAGATAGC
Proteins encoded in this window:
- a CDS encoding glycosyltransferase family 2 protein, producing the protein MFFSVVIPTYNRLPILEKCVRAIAHQRWHPDLGIKGYEVIIVDDGSTDNTVEWLKEHRHEFPCVQWLQQEHLGPAAARNLGIQAAQGDWMIFIDSDLVVTSTFLDAHVRRLMREQKRLGIEDVTQVPAFSYGRVINTCNFEDPTSEPYKITDFSAAYFATGNVAIARHWLEKAGLFDTQFQLYGWEDLELGVRLKKLGLRLLKCPEAVGYHWHPSFSLSQVPALIQKEIERGRMGVLFYKKHPIWEVKLMIQMTPFHYLLWAILSLGGMLNEKTLAPLLQWLINIGRPQDALEVARIFLNWYNVQAVYAAYQSEIKNSK
- a CDS encoding glycosyltransferase; translated protein: MVLTPQSGLAWQWGPWLFCNTPSSERLFLTLSSIAIFVNNFIMNVINKPLISVILPVYNSEKYLHLAMESIISQTVDNFELIIINDGSLDKSFEILSNYAKIDSRICLINQSNQGLVKTLNQAIEIARGEYIARMDADDVALPHRFASQLNFLWEKKLDICGASVQLIGTATGYWHYPYSHEGCEAELLFGVPFAHPSVIGRSEVFKELRYSSEWPLVEDYDLWQRAWAAGFKMGNLPEALLQYRTHRKQTSSLYRRQQAQNSQRIRSRHWQQLLSVKLGIARTEAQEAEKDPWKTFQLLWQLKQCYKGTEAEKNLDHAFLRLCSHRLHSWVLDRTS
- a CDS encoding TIGR00297 family protein yields the protein MIRCCQYSRRAVLVDGILLLNPWWMGVLLNTVLGAIALLTRQKLLTPAGLFHAWLLGVLIWGTLSWQGYLIVMVYFLVGSAVTRLGMTEKEAAGIAEKRSGARGPENVWGSAFTGTVCALLVVLLPQWRELFLVAFVASFSTKLSDTCASEVGKAYGQRTFLITTLQPVPRGTEGAVSLEGTLAGLVGATAIALLGWSVGLMGAIAIPICILAAFFANLVESLVGATLQGRYPWLSNELVNGINTTVGAGLAMGAMALLQYTFE
- a CDS encoding metal ABC transporter permease, with amino-acid sequence MMITWLLEPLQHAFMVKALGVSTLVGGVCAVLSCFLTLKGWALMGDAVSHAVLPGVVLAYWLGLPLALGAFVFGLMAVTLIGFIQQQTRVKEDTVIGLVFTGFFALGLVLLSKTASSVDLMHILFGNVLGISDRDLWQTVIVSLMTLITIALLHRDLILFCFDPTHARTIGLNTTLLYYLLLALLSLTTVAALQTVGIILVVAMLITPGATAYLLSDRFGIMVLIALAVGGLGSLLGTYISYYLDVSTGGCIVVLQAVIFFLTMIFAPKHGLLAKARSPLS
- the ftsZ gene encoding cell division protein FtsZ, which produces MESDQRWPTEPVPSEVRASFVLGEVGIASGNSDHGAPADVLRSYDSLVETSAARIKVIGVGGGGGNAVNRMIASNVAGVEFWCVNTDAQALAQSQAHRCLQIGQKLTRGLGAGGNPAIGQKAAEESREDLAAALKDADLIFITCGMGGGTGTGAAPIVAEVAKEQGALTVAVVTRPFTFEGRRRASQADEGIEALQSRVDTLIVIPNDKILSVISEQTSVQDAFRVADDVLRQGVQGISDIINLPGLINVDFADIRSVMADAGSAMMGIGIASGKSRATEAALSAISSPLLEGSIEGAKGVVFNITGGTDLTLHEVNAAAEVIYNVADANANIIFGAVIDPQMQGEVQITVIATGFSGEPMSRSRTTTKTTPLTNRPLTTAPPTPEAPAPEVEAKPRLDIPEFLQRRRPTP
- a CDS encoding SDR family oxidoreductase, coding for MRVLILGCGYTGTWLARSLQAQGIDVVITNRRGELPPELSAIPCFPFKWEQQGEQFPLVPAALEGVTHVLNSIPPDRQGEDAVALALLPQLEKLNLQWFGYLSTTGVYGDRQGGWVDETTPVNPQNLRSQHRVRIEQIFLNANLPTHIFRLPGIYGPGEGRNPIARILKGDVQLIDKPGHYFCRIHVADIVQTLERSLARPTPQEIYNLSDDQPSESLPVLLEAYRLLGRPAPPAIPLKVANLSPMAQSFWRESRRVRNDKIKQALGVQLRYPSYREGLRAIARELGL